A genomic stretch from Caulobacter sp. FWC2 includes:
- a CDS encoding DUF5677 domain-containing protein, with product MTTTTSYETFQAALAEIAEIGNDLGEASLNVQGVADDPAVISTALFWRATSHFRAFTVLWQADQILECEIILRSSIEVAICLANLDARRGDFIADLTNDVSATMNGQVRMMRKAQFGFSEIIAAEWARELESTGKRLDLEVLARQADVADLYTYHRVLSGVAVHITGVSIGRHTPFIDAEEEPSAATETAQADRRRVVLWMLPTMLATLRAHASIIESQEHLDRVDALLAKLKPEVVRYGAANGVSTPADGG from the coding sequence ATGACCACCACGACTTCGTACGAAACCTTTCAAGCGGCCCTCGCCGAGATCGCCGAAATCGGCAACGACTTGGGTGAAGCTAGCCTCAACGTCCAGGGCGTAGCCGACGACCCCGCAGTCATTTCGACGGCGCTCTTTTGGCGGGCGACGAGCCATTTTCGAGCATTCACGGTACTGTGGCAGGCGGACCAGATTCTCGAGTGCGAGATCATTCTGAGATCCAGCATCGAGGTCGCCATCTGCCTGGCCAACTTGGATGCCAGGCGCGGCGATTTCATCGCCGATCTGACCAACGACGTCTCGGCCACGATGAACGGCCAGGTGAGAATGATGCGTAAGGCCCAGTTCGGGTTCTCGGAGATCATCGCTGCGGAGTGGGCTCGGGAACTGGAGAGCACCGGCAAACGACTGGATCTTGAGGTGCTTGCTCGACAAGCCGACGTCGCCGACCTCTATACCTACCACCGGGTGTTATCGGGCGTGGCCGTACACATCACGGGCGTCTCCATCGGCCGCCACACGCCCTTCATCGACGCCGAGGAGGAACCATCCGCCGCCACCGAAACGGCGCAGGCCGATCGTCGGCGCGTGGTGTTGTGGATGCTTCCCACCATGCTGGCTACGCTACGCGCCCATGCCTCGATCATTGAGAGCCAGGAGCACCTGGATCGGGTCGATGCGCTGTTGGCCAAGCTCAAGCCAGAAGTCGTCCGTTATGGCGCGGCAAATGGTGTCTCGACACCAGCTGACGGCGGCTAA
- a CDS encoding integrase, producing the protein MPDELQQQQSVLAIRLYGEFRKQLDAAPKGGRMMPYRWWSLPQPLSGLWMVYATQLDEYATDLANIINSLTHHVARLRAWSIVVEPLSADDKLAVAHEFVDDLGTVALGLPYAIKSRFTLAALALCHQANRAKDMEGWVDVLPDKRAFYLNDIDPHCQGWKAFRGFKLKVEPLAGRAFKADTADFRNAYNHGFSSRFLVGITAMMRRIVAKDGSVAYGYGGREPLQLAQIADLLSKERDLCYAAFEKFQALVVEQIEAIANFDASVPDGRPDI; encoded by the coding sequence ATGCCTGACGAGCTGCAACAGCAACAGTCGGTGCTGGCGATCAGGCTCTATGGCGAATTTCGCAAGCAACTGGACGCCGCGCCGAAGGGCGGGCGGATGATGCCATATCGCTGGTGGTCACTGCCCCAGCCGCTCAGCGGCCTTTGGATGGTCTACGCCACCCAGCTGGACGAGTACGCCACCGACCTGGCCAATATCATCAACAGCCTGACCCATCATGTCGCGCGCCTAAGAGCCTGGAGCATCGTGGTCGAGCCTCTGTCAGCCGATGACAAGCTGGCGGTCGCGCATGAATTTGTCGATGACCTTGGGACGGTGGCCCTGGGGCTGCCCTACGCGATCAAGTCCCGGTTCACGCTTGCCGCCCTCGCCCTGTGCCACCAGGCCAATCGCGCTAAGGACATGGAAGGCTGGGTCGATGTTCTACCCGACAAGCGCGCCTTCTACCTCAATGACATCGATCCCCACTGCCAGGGCTGGAAGGCGTTCCGCGGCTTCAAGCTCAAGGTCGAACCCTTGGCCGGCAGGGCGTTCAAGGCCGACACGGCCGATTTCCGCAACGCCTACAATCACGGCTTCTCCAGCCGCTTCCTGGTCGGCATAACGGCGATGATGCGTCGTATCGTGGCTAAGGATGGCTCTGTCGCCTACGGCTATGGCGGGCGCGAGCCGCTGCAACTGGCGCAGATCGCCGATCTTCTGTCGAAGGAACGCGATCTCTGTTACGCGGCCTTCGAGAAGTTTCAGGCGCTCGTAGTCGAGCAAATCGAGGCGATCGCGAATTTCGACGCCTCGGTGCCAGACGGACGTCCTGACATCTGA
- a CDS encoding restriction endonuclease produces the protein MADYDFHQLSPHDMELLSRDLLQAEHGIVLESFRSGRDGGIDLRYARAGTLIVQVKHFAKTGLSGLLAALRKEAGKIPGLKPDRYMVITSVSLTPKNKVQIVDAVGGQHLKVADVLGAEDLNNLLERHPSIHQQHFKLWLGSRAVLDRVIHNEVLVQTDFQVRRIQKDIPKYVPSSAYGQALQVLERDRLVILSGPPGVGKTTLAELLLYNHLANGWEPVVIRRDVAEGARLLQSGKRQVFYFDDFMGATFLGDRGAVGMKQDDRALVDFMGLIGETPSARLILTTREHIFGQALAASERLRDAGLDSRKLVLRVSDYTRRERALILYNHLYYSDLPDAYREALLANDFYLRIIQHEKFNPRLVAWLSTYNRVAHVPAEEFAAHVEKLLRDPSKLWLHAYDEQIGEAGRSLLLALFSFGGEADGAVLEPAFRRLHGLRAERYGFAREAADFRLAMSQVINAFVRPDGTKGFAVLDPSVLDLMNAVLRRDPDDAVAVVLGAIEYGQIERVMALGGAAGGKGVFAGLEREPQAFMEAVGRCLGRKGRIVIRSGKSSIEGFTASSRLLTLLKLRFHVRSPEFRALREQYAAEIVENMEAGAYIYVSNGVDMVRALDGLAPEDTASRRIVETMSAYLVAQTAKEPSIRDVSELVSLLDLDEPESQALAVTLKEAGAEALAAISSELLECRTGEDFSDLRDDIEFIAEHLELEVARAMDVLEETETEYQEREEAYADSMMDEYKDRMREGRASDGSVRDLFGSLRSDS, from the coding sequence ATGGCGGACTACGACTTTCACCAGCTTTCGCCCCATGACATGGAACTGCTCTCGCGGGACCTGCTTCAGGCCGAGCACGGCATCGTGCTTGAGAGCTTCAGGTCCGGGCGCGACGGCGGGATCGACCTTCGATACGCGCGGGCCGGTACGCTCATCGTGCAGGTCAAGCATTTCGCAAAGACCGGCCTGTCAGGCCTACTGGCGGCGCTACGCAAAGAAGCCGGCAAGATTCCCGGGCTCAAGCCCGACCGCTACATGGTGATCACCTCGGTCTCCTTGACGCCGAAAAACAAGGTTCAGATCGTCGACGCCGTCGGCGGGCAACACCTGAAAGTCGCCGACGTCTTGGGCGCGGAGGACCTCAACAATCTCTTGGAGCGCCATCCCAGCATCCACCAGCAGCACTTCAAGCTGTGGCTTGGCAGTCGTGCGGTGCTCGACCGGGTCATCCACAATGAAGTCCTGGTCCAGACCGACTTCCAAGTCCGGCGGATCCAGAAAGACATCCCCAAGTACGTACCCAGCAGCGCCTACGGGCAGGCGCTGCAGGTCCTGGAGCGGGATCGGCTAGTGATCCTGTCGGGGCCGCCCGGCGTGGGCAAAACCACCCTGGCTGAACTGCTGCTCTATAATCACCTGGCCAACGGTTGGGAGCCGGTGGTCATCCGGCGCGATGTCGCCGAGGGCGCCCGGCTCCTGCAATCCGGCAAGCGCCAGGTTTTCTATTTCGACGACTTCATGGGCGCGACCTTCCTGGGCGACCGTGGCGCGGTGGGGATGAAGCAGGACGACCGCGCCCTGGTCGATTTCATGGGACTGATCGGCGAGACACCTTCGGCCCGACTGATCCTGACGACCCGCGAGCACATATTTGGCCAAGCCTTGGCCGCTTCAGAGCGGCTGCGCGACGCCGGCCTGGACAGCCGGAAGCTCGTGCTGCGGGTCTCCGACTACACCCGAAGGGAACGCGCCCTGATCCTTTACAATCATCTCTACTACAGCGATCTGCCGGACGCGTATCGCGAGGCGCTGCTCGCCAACGACTTTTACCTGCGCATCATTCAGCACGAGAAGTTCAACCCACGTCTCGTGGCTTGGCTCTCGACCTACAATCGGGTGGCGCATGTGCCGGCCGAGGAGTTCGCTGCGCACGTCGAGAAACTTTTACGCGACCCATCCAAGCTCTGGCTGCATGCCTATGACGAGCAGATCGGCGAGGCCGGGCGCTCGCTGCTGCTGGCGCTCTTCAGTTTCGGCGGCGAAGCCGACGGCGCCGTTCTGGAACCGGCCTTCCGGCGCCTCCACGGCTTGCGGGCGGAACGCTATGGCTTCGCGCGCGAGGCCGCTGACTTTCGGTTGGCCATGTCCCAGGTGATCAACGCCTTCGTTCGTCCGGACGGTACCAAGGGCTTTGCCGTGTTGGACCCGTCGGTCCTGGACCTGATGAATGCGGTCCTGCGTCGCGACCCGGACGACGCCGTTGCCGTGGTTCTGGGGGCGATCGAGTACGGGCAGATTGAACGGGTTATGGCCCTCGGGGGCGCGGCCGGCGGCAAGGGCGTTTTCGCTGGCCTAGAGCGCGAGCCTCAGGCCTTTATGGAAGCTGTTGGCCGCTGCCTGGGACGCAAGGGTCGAATTGTCATCCGTAGCGGCAAGAGCTCCATCGAGGGCTTCACGGCCTCCAGCCGACTCCTGACGCTGCTCAAGCTGCGTTTCCATGTTCGCAGCCCTGAGTTTCGAGCCCTGCGCGAGCAATATGCCGCCGAGATCGTCGAGAACATGGAAGCTGGCGCCTACATCTACGTCTCGAACGGAGTCGACATGGTGCGCGCCCTAGACGGGCTTGCGCCCGAAGACACGGCATCGCGTCGGATCGTCGAGACCATGTCGGCCTATCTCGTGGCGCAGACGGCCAAGGAACCCTCGATCCGGGATGTCAGCGAACTGGTCAGCCTTCTGGATCTAGACGAGCCGGAAAGCCAAGCCCTGGCCGTGACGCTGAAGGAGGCGGGGGCTGAGGCCTTGGCTGCGATCAGCAGCGAGCTCTTGGAGTGCCGCACGGGCGAGGACTTTTCGGATCTTCGCGATGATATCGAGTTCATCGCCGAACACCTGGAACTGGAGGTCGCCCGCGCCATGGACGTCCTGGAAGAGACCGAGACCGAGTATCAGGAACGCGAGGAAGCCTACGCCGACTCCATGATGGACGAATACAAGGACCGCATGCGTGAAGGGCGCGCCAGCGACGGCAGTGTCCGTGATCTCTTCGGTTCGCTGCGCTCGGACAGCTAG
- a CDS encoding ABC-three component system middle component 1: MTANLFADKLLASAMALEWPASVEATFSARSFRGRLDPAEVLLPDGVVGLRLGAYPVLVAPIVLEGSEQMQTSLRALHNQMVIARSYMRAEEVVNAHIMLYVTATDSSSDWRGVIDYAERDESVSRKVIWMPDTKDIETSYRNFIARTFLAQPWRSHAAVLDAPLDHNQGLAERILVRHGLSKAAADRWVALAEAYKDDPDGLIPQLIEARKDPE, encoded by the coding sequence ATGACGGCCAACCTTTTCGCCGACAAGCTCCTGGCGTCCGCCATGGCCCTCGAGTGGCCTGCTAGTGTAGAGGCGACGTTCTCTGCGCGAAGCTTTCGGGGGCGGCTCGATCCCGCGGAAGTGTTGCTGCCCGACGGCGTAGTCGGTCTTCGCCTGGGCGCCTATCCCGTTCTGGTCGCGCCCATCGTCCTGGAAGGTAGCGAGCAGATGCAAACGTCGCTCCGAGCTCTCCACAACCAGATGGTGATAGCCCGTTCCTACATGCGCGCAGAAGAGGTCGTTAATGCCCACATCATGCTCTATGTGACGGCGACGGACTCATCGTCCGACTGGCGAGGCGTCATCGACTATGCGGAGCGCGACGAGTCCGTCAGCCGGAAGGTGATCTGGATGCCCGACACGAAGGATATCGAGACCTCCTATCGCAACTTCATCGCTCGGACGTTCCTCGCCCAGCCCTGGAGGTCTCACGCCGCGGTCTTGGACGCACCTCTAGACCACAACCAGGGCCTAGCGGAGCGCATCCTGGTACGCCATGGCCTTTCAAAGGCTGCGGCGGATCGTTGGGTCGCCCTCGCGGAGGCGTATAAAGATGACCCGGATGGCCTCATTCCGCAGCTGATTGAAGCCCGGAAGGACCCTGAATGA
- a CDS encoding restriction endonuclease, producing MGDAEFDVCFHNDIRLSPFPFAEPAMVIECKNTGNPIGSAEVRNFVAKMEDVQLSWAVLVAANGITGSGQRDSHAHAVIQAARVRKVNVLVLTRAELAALQSHEVFADLIREKIMRHSLNAPFF from the coding sequence CTGGGCGACGCCGAGTTCGACGTCTGCTTCCACAATGACATACGTTTGAGCCCCTTCCCCTTCGCCGAGCCGGCGATGGTGATCGAGTGCAAGAACACCGGTAATCCTATTGGCAGTGCCGAGGTGCGCAACTTCGTCGCCAAGATGGAGGACGTGCAGCTCAGCTGGGCCGTGCTTGTCGCCGCTAATGGCATCACAGGCAGCGGCCAGCGGGACAGTCACGCACACGCCGTCATCCAGGCCGCGCGGGTCCGCAAGGTCAATGTTCTGGTCCTGACCCGGGCAGAACTGGCAGCCCTGCAGAGCCATGAGGTATTCGCAGATCTCATCCGGGAGAAAATAATGCGCCACTCCCTGAACGCGCCTTTCTTCTGA
- a CDS encoding ArdC family protein gives MRTTGQRRTSAAKARASSAAAAPASATPSRRGSGSGEVSLYDEVTRKVIAQLEGGRLPWVQPWGRAGGAALSLPRNGITGRRYSGVNILLLWGAVIEHGYPSQGWLTFRQALAAGGCVRKGERGTTVVYADRFTPRAEQERAARDGDAPGKVAFLKRFTVFNLAQCDGLDGADPEPAPLPEREVVPHAEALIAATGADFRIGGNMAFYSPSLDYVQVPPQPAFRDQINYYRTAFHELSHWTGHGSRLDRDQSGVRGGKAYAREELVAEMGAAFLCASLGIVPTVRHADYIGSWLEVVREDNRAIFRAASQASKAADFLLAFRPDVAPCAADRVSVAAQDRELVA, from the coding sequence ATGCGCACCACCGGTCAACGCCGAACGTCCGCCGCCAAGGCTCGCGCCTCATCGGCCGCCGCCGCGCCCGCTTCCGCCACGCCCTCCCGGCGGGGGTCTGGGTCAGGCGAAGTCAGCCTCTATGACGAGGTCACCCGCAAGGTCATCGCCCAGCTGGAAGGCGGGCGCCTGCCCTGGGTCCAGCCTTGGGGCAGGGCAGGGGGCGCGGCCCTCTCCCTGCCGCGCAACGGGATCACGGGGCGCCGCTATTCGGGCGTCAACATTCTCCTGCTGTGGGGCGCCGTCATCGAGCACGGCTATCCGTCGCAAGGCTGGCTGACCTTCAGGCAGGCCCTGGCCGCCGGGGGCTGCGTGCGCAAGGGCGAGCGCGGCACGACCGTGGTCTATGCCGACCGCTTTACGCCCCGCGCCGAGCAGGAGCGCGCCGCGCGCGACGGCGACGCGCCGGGCAAGGTCGCCTTTCTCAAGCGCTTCACCGTCTTCAATCTGGCCCAATGCGACGGCCTGGACGGCGCCGATCCCGAGCCCGCCCCCTTGCCCGAGCGCGAGGTTGTTCCCCACGCCGAGGCGCTGATCGCCGCCACCGGCGCCGACTTCCGCATCGGCGGAAACATGGCCTTCTATTCGCCGTCGCTCGACTATGTGCAGGTCCCGCCGCAACCGGCGTTCCGCGACCAGATCAACTATTACCGCACCGCCTTCCACGAGCTGTCGCACTGGACGGGCCACGGCTCTCGCCTGGACCGCGACCAGTCCGGCGTGCGCGGCGGCAAGGCCTATGCCCGCGAGGAACTGGTCGCTGAAATGGGCGCGGCGTTCCTGTGCGCCAGTCTCGGCATCGTCCCGACCGTGCGCCATGCCGACTATATCGGGTCGTGGCTGGAGGTGGTGCGCGAAGACAATCGCGCCATTTTCCGCGCCGCGTCCCAGGCCTCCAAGGCCGCCGACTTCCTGCTGGCCTTCAGGCCCGACGTCGCCCCGTGCGCAGCTGATCGCGTCTCGGTCGCGGCCCAGGATCGGGAGCTGGTCGCATGA
- a CDS encoding AAA family ATPase, with product MTALYLQQIALRQFRSFASLDVALAPEPGVLIVHGSNGLGKSSLFDALEWAFADRIDHFRDAVGANKPGTYLCRWREGAPGPTSAAMTFSDGSHIERSLLNAKATSSTLGGNVPDITDFLRAPDWQQSISGLERYLLLTHFLGQSTLSRLTNRSATERFDILKEAAQSTSIQAIANALHGQGNTTVVRAYARRTEQLERDIKSVDDLFEQEAALWIDAQAAGSLDEAAALGEARRLSAELANAWIGVPPNTQVPSVDPEPTLEQLQAIADAIEATCLTIEGRVDTARRLYAARQRHLAELGEISASKAAADTRLAALSGALEQARSESETRRHALTGAQETLALALTARGQLQALRDARDLATRIATEMEIVASTLVSSTAATAAAERRVAAEARRRDISQRLSAELDRAGKEYDGARQALATIDETLELDERLQQQVAALAALEAADPRIDQAVQSADLEWKAAVERAALQTSIVEGLRDAVDSLSAAITSIAANLPADACDCPLCATSFGTAPELQARISSAAGRLAPNLLVQEEALQSLTAGREAASLAVQRLRRAQTAIHAAREAVASAREQRARLLARLDAATTITPDALVAARARALSELRALDARRGRKQRWLKRLAADGAVSSDHSRAVRERDVAQRAEAAARRAADLAAARLDSARAEAANAEAAVKPGEAINADQLAAKLGEAETSVERAQERVGLANEALAAAEGITAGLDAENAALHARQVELSGRKANLDIENEKLVRRWVDLSSFGSQPGLDVIAQVEDRLSASRSVVRASLGKLSRLREGRLAWSRQLTHRGVFEHLRASVDAPPSALREEVRDAALAFRAQLAAQLEDVRQVKETARAASADITTELDSFNAEYIKPLSFLMAQINQAILCDPRIGIDLHVKRKKIEQSAVKRGEVPKALGEIDPVLVHSEGQMAALAVSMLTAASLTFPWSRWKALVLDDPLQHNDSIHAAAFADLMGNLVSAEGYQVFLSTHDVGQAEFLQRKFRSRRIPCTTLNLLGIGKEGVEWTLQSSLPGKSHAASA from the coding sequence ATGACGGCGCTCTATCTGCAACAGATCGCGCTTCGACAGTTTCGGAGCTTCGCGAGTCTTGATGTCGCACTGGCGCCGGAGCCGGGCGTGCTCATCGTCCACGGTAGCAACGGCCTGGGAAAATCCTCTCTATTTGACGCTCTTGAATGGGCTTTTGCCGACCGGATCGACCACTTCCGCGACGCCGTTGGTGCCAATAAGCCTGGAACCTATCTGTGTCGATGGCGCGAGGGAGCGCCGGGCCCGACCAGCGCAGCAATGACGTTCTCGGACGGGAGCCACATCGAACGCAGTCTGCTGAACGCCAAGGCGACGAGCTCCACCCTCGGCGGGAACGTTCCAGACATAACGGACTTTCTCCGGGCACCGGACTGGCAGCAAAGCATCTCGGGTCTCGAACGCTATCTGTTGCTAACCCATTTCCTCGGCCAATCGACTCTCTCGCGTCTCACCAATCGCAGCGCCACCGAACGGTTCGACATCCTGAAGGAAGCTGCCCAGAGCACCTCGATCCAGGCCATCGCCAACGCGCTTCACGGTCAGGGCAACACCACGGTGGTGCGCGCCTATGCACGACGAACCGAACAGCTCGAGCGCGACATTAAAAGTGTCGATGATCTGTTTGAGCAGGAAGCGGCGCTTTGGATCGACGCGCAAGCGGCCGGATCGCTCGATGAGGCGGCCGCTTTGGGCGAGGCGCGACGGCTATCGGCGGAGCTAGCGAACGCGTGGATTGGTGTTCCGCCAAACACGCAAGTTCCGAGCGTCGATCCCGAACCGACCTTAGAGCAGTTGCAGGCAATCGCCGACGCGATCGAGGCGACCTGCCTGACCATTGAAGGCCGGGTCGATACGGCTCGCAGGCTATACGCCGCGCGGCAGCGCCATTTAGCCGAACTCGGAGAGATCTCGGCGTCTAAAGCCGCAGCCGACACCCGTCTGGCTGCGTTGAGCGGGGCGTTGGAGCAGGCGCGTTCTGAGAGCGAGACGCGCCGCCACGCGCTCACCGGTGCGCAGGAAACCTTGGCACTCGCCCTGACCGCTCGCGGCCAACTACAGGCCCTGCGTGACGCGCGTGACCTCGCGACCCGGATCGCGACGGAAATGGAGATCGTTGCTTCTACGCTGGTCTCGAGTACGGCGGCGACCGCCGCCGCCGAACGCCGTGTCGCGGCAGAGGCGCGCCGGCGAGACATCTCTCAGCGCTTGTCCGCAGAGCTCGATCGAGCGGGCAAAGAGTACGATGGCGCGCGGCAGGCCCTGGCGACAATTGATGAGACTCTGGAGCTCGACGAGCGATTGCAGCAGCAAGTCGCTGCGCTTGCTGCGCTTGAAGCCGCCGACCCAAGGATCGATCAAGCGGTGCAGTCCGCTGACTTGGAGTGGAAAGCGGCAGTAGAACGTGCCGCCTTGCAAACATCTATCGTCGAAGGGCTGCGCGACGCCGTCGACAGCCTGTCGGCCGCTATCACCTCGATCGCCGCCAACCTTCCGGCAGACGCATGCGACTGTCCGCTCTGCGCGACATCGTTTGGAACCGCCCCTGAACTCCAGGCTCGGATTTCGAGCGCGGCCGGCCGTCTCGCGCCGAACCTGCTTGTGCAAGAGGAAGCGCTTCAGAGCCTGACGGCTGGCCGGGAGGCGGCGAGCCTAGCCGTTCAACGTCTGAGGCGAGCTCAGACGGCGATTCATGCAGCGCGTGAAGCGGTGGCCTCAGCGCGCGAGCAGCGGGCGCGTCTCTTAGCGCGACTTGACGCTGCTACAACTATAACCCCTGACGCGCTCGTCGCGGCGCGCGCGCGGGCGCTTTCAGAGCTCCGCGCCTTGGACGCGCGCCGAGGTAGAAAACAGCGCTGGCTCAAACGCCTCGCGGCTGACGGCGCGGTCAGCAGCGATCATAGCCGGGCGGTGCGCGAGCGCGACGTCGCGCAGCGCGCGGAGGCGGCCGCTCGCCGGGCCGCAGACCTCGCCGCCGCCAGACTAGACAGCGCGCGAGCGGAGGCGGCGAATGCCGAGGCCGCAGTCAAGCCCGGCGAAGCGATAAATGCCGATCAGCTCGCCGCGAAGCTTGGAGAGGCAGAAACCTCTGTCGAGCGAGCGCAGGAACGGGTGGGGCTCGCCAATGAGGCCTTAGCTGCTGCTGAGGGCATCACCGCCGGTCTTGACGCCGAGAACGCGGCGTTACACGCGCGTCAAGTAGAGCTGTCGGGGCGTAAAGCGAACCTAGACATCGAAAACGAAAAACTGGTTCGCCGTTGGGTCGATCTATCAAGCTTCGGCTCCCAACCGGGGCTCGACGTTATCGCTCAGGTGGAGGATCGGCTTTCGGCGTCCCGGTCAGTGGTCAGGGCGTCGCTGGGCAAGTTGTCGCGTCTGCGTGAGGGACGTCTGGCGTGGTCACGTCAGCTCACTCACCGCGGAGTTTTCGAACATTTGCGCGCCTCGGTCGACGCGCCACCAAGCGCGCTGCGTGAAGAGGTGCGCGACGCGGCCCTCGCGTTTCGAGCCCAGCTGGCAGCGCAGTTAGAGGATGTGCGGCAAGTCAAGGAGACAGCCCGGGCGGCGAGCGCCGACATTACAACGGAACTCGACAGCTTCAACGCCGAATACATCAAGCCGCTGAGCTTCCTGATGGCTCAAATCAACCAGGCAATCCTTTGCGATCCGCGCATCGGGATCGATCTGCACGTAAAGCGCAAGAAGATCGAGCAGAGCGCGGTCAAGCGCGGCGAAGTACCTAAGGCGCTCGGAGAAATTGATCCGGTGCTCGTTCACAGCGAGGGGCAAATGGCCGCGTTGGCCGTCAGCATGTTGACGGCCGCCAGCCTCACGTTCCCCTGGTCTCGCTGGAAGGCCCTCGTGCTCGACGATCCCTTGCAACACAATGACTCGATCCATGCGGCCGCTTTCGCCGACCTGATGGGCAATCTTGTCAGCGCGGAGGGCTACCAGGTCTTTCTGTCGACCCATGATGTCGGCCAAGCGGAGTTCCTTCAGCGGAAATTCCGCTCGCGCCGCATTCCCTGCACGACCTTGAACCTGCTGGGCATTGGCAAGGAAGGAGTCGAATGGACTCTCCAGTCGTCTTTGCCTGGCAAATCTCACGCGGCGTCAGCCTGA